Proteins encoded in a region of the Ancylobacter sp. SL191 genome:
- a CDS encoding ABC transporter substrate-binding protein: protein MLKKWIPLLGVAALCGSLSVPQAAKAEQLTLCWAAWDPANALVELSKGFTAKTGIDMKFEFVPWTSYADRFLNELNSRGKLCDLIIGDSQWIGGAAENGHYVKLNDFFAKEGIKMDDFVPATVVGYSEWPKNTPNYWALPAMGDVVGWTYRKDWFERPELQKEFKAKYGWDLAAPKTYTQLKQIAEFFQKRQIDGKTVYGASIYTERGSEGITMGVTNVLYDWGFMYDNPKKPYDMQGYVNSPEAVKGLEFYKALYDCCTPPGSSNVYMVESADAFKSGQVAMQMNFAFTWPGLYKDEKVGGNRIGFFPNPAEKYHFAQLGGQGISVVSYSSKRDAALQYIKWFAQPDVQAKWWELGGYSCLKSVVDAPGFKSSQPYATAFLESMAIVKDFWAEPSYAELLQAMQKRVHDYVIAGKGTAKEALDGLEKDWTKIFKDDGKI, encoded by the coding sequence ATGCTGAAGAAGTGGATACCCCTTCTCGGGGTCGCGGCCCTATGCGGGTCGCTGTCCGTGCCGCAGGCCGCCAAGGCGGAACAGTTGACGCTGTGCTGGGCGGCGTGGGATCCGGCCAATGCGCTGGTCGAGCTCTCCAAGGGCTTCACCGCCAAGACCGGCATCGACATGAAGTTCGAGTTCGTGCCGTGGACCAGCTATGCCGACCGCTTCCTCAATGAGCTGAATTCACGCGGCAAGCTGTGCGATCTCATCATCGGTGACAGCCAGTGGATCGGCGGCGCCGCCGAGAACGGTCATTACGTCAAGCTGAACGACTTCTTCGCCAAGGAAGGCATCAAGATGGATGACTTCGTGCCGGCGACGGTGGTCGGTTATTCCGAATGGCCGAAGAATACGCCGAACTACTGGGCGCTGCCGGCGATGGGCGACGTCGTCGGCTGGACCTACCGCAAGGATTGGTTCGAGCGGCCGGAACTGCAGAAGGAATTCAAGGCCAAGTATGGATGGGATCTCGCCGCGCCCAAGACCTACACCCAGCTCAAGCAGATCGCCGAGTTCTTCCAGAAGCGGCAGATCGACGGCAAGACCGTCTATGGCGCCTCGATCTACACCGAGCGCGGCTCGGAAGGCATCACCATGGGCGTGACGAACGTCCTGTATGACTGGGGCTTCATGTATGACAACCCCAAGAAGCCCTATGACATGCAGGGCTATGTCAACTCGCCTGAGGCGGTGAAGGGGCTGGAGTTCTACAAGGCGCTCTATGATTGCTGCACGCCGCCCGGCAGCTCCAACGTCTATATGGTGGAATCGGCCGACGCGTTCAAATCCGGCCAGGTGGCGATGCAGATGAACTTCGCCTTCACCTGGCCCGGCCTCTACAAGGACGAGAAGGTCGGCGGCAACCGCATCGGCTTCTTCCCCAACCCGGCCGAGAAGTACCATTTCGCCCAGCTCGGCGGGCAGGGCATCTCTGTCGTGTCCTATTCGAGCAAGCGCGATGCGGCGCTCCAGTACATCAAGTGGTTCGCCCAGCCGGACGTGCAGGCCAAGTGGTGGGAGCTCGGCGGCTATTCCTGCCTGAAGTCGGTGGTCGACGCGCCCGGCTTCAAGAGCAGCCAGCCCTATGCGACAGCCTTCCTCGAATCCATGGCCATCGTGAAGGATTTCTGGGCCGAGCCGAGCTATGCCGAGCTCCTCCAGGCCATGCAGAAGCGGGTGCATGACTATGTCATCGCCGGCAAGGGCACGGCGAAAGAGGCGCTGGACGGCCTCGAGAAGGACTGGACCAAGATCTTCAAGGACGACGGCAAGATCTGA
- a CDS encoding amino acid ABC transporter ATP-binding protein, producing MSADTTPVAPRSPTGEKLLEIIGIDKHFGSFHALKGCSLDVARGETVVLIGPSGSGKSTLLRCVNLLEPADGGDIFFEGANITRERKHAARIRRDIGMVFQNFELFQHLSAAENIMLAPMKVNGLSRADAHDLALELLGKVRIPDKADAFPDELSGGQQQRVAIARALAMKPKLMLYDEPTSALDPEMIREVLDVMAELSAEGMTSLVVTHEMGFARRAADKIVFMENGQVVETASSEAFFGGSVNERARRFLDQILH from the coding sequence ATGTCCGCTGACACCACGCCCGTCGCGCCCCGATCCCCTACCGGCGAGAAGCTGCTCGAGATCATCGGCATCGACAAGCATTTCGGCAGCTTCCACGCGCTGAAAGGCTGCTCCCTCGACGTCGCGCGTGGCGAGACGGTGGTGCTCATCGGCCCGTCCGGCTCAGGTAAATCGACGCTGCTGCGCTGCGTGAACCTGCTGGAGCCAGCCGATGGCGGCGACATTTTCTTCGAGGGCGCGAACATCACCCGCGAACGCAAGCACGCCGCCCGCATCCGCCGCGACATCGGCATGGTGTTCCAGAATTTCGAGCTGTTTCAGCACCTCTCGGCCGCCGAGAACATCATGCTCGCGCCGATGAAAGTGAACGGCCTGTCGCGCGCCGACGCGCATGATCTCGCGCTGGAGTTGCTCGGCAAGGTGCGCATCCCCGACAAGGCGGACGCCTTCCCGGACGAACTCTCGGGCGGCCAGCAGCAGCGCGTCGCCATTGCCCGCGCGCTGGCGATGAAGCCGAAGCTGATGCTCTATGACGAGCCGACCTCGGCGCTCGACCCGGAAATGATCCGCGAGGTGCTCGACGTCATGGCCGAGCTCTCGGCGGAAGGCATGACCAGCCTCGTCGTCACCCATGAGATGGGCTTCGCCCGCCGGGCCGCCGACAAGATCGTGTTCATGGAGAACGGTCAGGTCGTCGAGACCGCCTCGAGCGAGGCCTTCTTCGGCGGCTCCGTCAATGAGCGCGCCCGCCGCTTCCTCGACCAGATCCTTCACTGA
- a CDS encoding M20 family metallopeptidase: MVSAPALDAARMTRALADLVAIRSENPAGREIEVAHYIRDALAPLGFEVSLDEYKPGRVNVEAKLVNGPGPVFAFNTHMDVVPAGEGWNSDPFMLRAEGGKLFGRGACDCKGPLAAMLEAVRLLAADRASWSGTLLAVFVADEEVASEGAKLYASRKPTIDFAVVGEPTSNTVYSAHKGSLRPLVRVLGVPAHSGSPHLGENAVLRAGELLGLIAQTHESDVRHRTHPLVGGASLTVTRIQGGHADNVLPGACDLLLDRRLVPGEDEAAVKADIAALLTEAHRRFGLRAEILEWKPTTGGATETAPDRPIVQASLAACRAHGISEAGPFGFQGACDLVHFRSTGAEGVVIGPGSLSVAHKADEFVPVDEFELSALIYRDIARNMLSA; the protein is encoded by the coding sequence ATGGTGTCTGCCCCCGCCCTCGACGCCGCCCGCATGACGCGCGCGCTGGCCGACCTCGTCGCCATCCGCAGCGAGAACCCAGCCGGCCGCGAGATCGAGGTCGCGCATTACATCCGCGATGCTCTCGCGCCGCTGGGCTTCGAGGTCAGCCTCGACGAGTACAAGCCCGGCCGGGTGAATGTGGAAGCGAAGCTGGTGAACGGCCCCGGCCCGGTCTTCGCTTTCAACACCCATATGGACGTAGTGCCGGCCGGCGAGGGCTGGAATTCCGACCCCTTCATGCTGCGCGCCGAGGGCGGCAAGCTGTTCGGCCGTGGGGCTTGTGACTGCAAGGGCCCACTTGCCGCCATGCTGGAGGCGGTGCGCCTTCTCGCGGCGGACCGCGCGAGTTGGTCGGGCACCCTGCTCGCTGTCTTCGTCGCCGACGAGGAAGTCGCCAGCGAAGGCGCCAAGCTCTATGCCTCGCGCAAGCCAACCATCGACTTTGCCGTGGTGGGCGAACCGACCTCCAACACCGTCTATTCCGCCCATAAGGGCAGCCTGCGCCCGCTGGTGCGGGTGCTCGGCGTGCCCGCCCATTCCGGCTCGCCGCATCTGGGCGAGAATGCCGTGCTGCGCGCGGGGGAACTGCTCGGCCTGATCGCGCAGACCCATGAGAGCGATGTGCGCCACCGCACCCACCCGCTGGTGGGCGGCGCCAGCCTGACTGTTACCCGCATCCAGGGCGGGCATGCCGACAATGTGCTGCCCGGCGCCTGCGACCTGCTGCTCGACCGCCGCCTCGTGCCCGGCGAGGATGAAGCGGCCGTAAAGGCGGACATTGCCGCGCTGCTCACGGAAGCGCATCGGCGTTTCGGCCTGCGGGCGGAAATCCTTGAGTGGAAGCCGACCACCGGCGGCGCCACCGAAACCGCGCCGGATCGCCCCATTGTGCAGGCCAGCCTTGCCGCCTGCCGCGCCCACGGCATCAGCGAGGCCGGCCCCTTCGGCTTCCAGGGCGCCTGCGACCTCGTGCATTTCCGCTCCACGGGGGCGGAAGGCGTGGTGATCGGCCCCGGCTCGCTCTCCGTCGCCCACAAGGCGGACGAGTTCGTGCCGGTGGACGAGTTCGAGCTCTCGGCGCTGATCTACCGCGACATTGCCCGCAATATGTTGAGTGCCTGA
- a CDS encoding GntR family transcriptional regulator: MARTSRPNRVRLANQILETIRGGRFEVGHHLREQQMGDLLQVSRTPVRAALALLAEHGVVEARRNQGFFLKATPEELHRLSLEVPLTADQDLYSDIVNDRLADRLPVSFTQAEIARRYDVDRMLLQRTLSRLVDDGLLERNAGRGWTFLPTLDTGLALQNSYDFRRTLEPQGLLLPTFRLDAGALERLRIQHHYLESHPRIASVDARQLFDTDAHFHETIAGFSGNIFLLQAIQQQNRLRRLLEFGGYVNRRRVRDWCREHLAILDALAAGDNPRAAELMLAHLGNAYRAVPAFTGTAAGSVAP; the protein is encoded by the coding sequence ATGGCGCGCACGTCACGTCCGAACCGGGTTCGCCTGGCGAATCAGATCCTGGAGACCATCCGGGGCGGTCGCTTTGAGGTCGGCCATCATCTGCGCGAGCAGCAGATGGGGGACCTGCTGCAGGTCTCGCGGACCCCGGTGCGCGCGGCGCTGGCACTGCTTGCCGAGCACGGCGTGGTGGAGGCCCGGCGCAATCAGGGGTTCTTCCTCAAGGCGACGCCGGAGGAACTGCATCGCCTCAGCCTGGAAGTCCCGCTGACCGCCGATCAGGATCTCTACAGCGACATCGTCAATGATCGCCTCGCCGATCGTCTGCCGGTGTCCTTCACCCAGGCCGAGATCGCGCGGCGCTATGATGTCGACCGCATGCTGCTCCAGCGCACGCTCTCGCGCCTTGTCGACGACGGCCTGCTGGAGCGCAATGCCGGGCGCGGCTGGACCTTCCTGCCGACGCTGGATACCGGCCTTGCCCTGCAGAACAGCTATGACTTCCGCCGGACGCTGGAACCGCAGGGCCTTCTGCTGCCGACCTTCCGGCTCGATGCGGGGGCGCTGGAGCGGCTGCGCATCCAGCACCACTATCTCGAATCCCACCCTCGGATCGCTTCGGTCGATGCCCGCCAGCTCTTCGACACCGACGCCCATTTCCACGAGACCATCGCCGGCTTCAGCGGCAACATCTTCTTATTGCAGGCGATTCAGCAGCAGAACCGCCTGCGGCGCCTGCTGGAATTCGGTGGCTATGTGAACCGGCGCCGCGTGCGTGACTGGTGCCGCGAGCATCTCGCCATCCTTGATGCGCTGGCCGCCGGCGATAATCCTCGGGCGGCGGAGCTGATGCTCGCCCATCTCGGCAATGCCTATCGCGCGGTGCCGGCCTTTACCGGCACGGCGGCGGGGAGTGTTGCGCCATGA
- a CDS encoding carbohydrate ABC transporter permease — translation MTEAAVRATPQAVALRVRGLSDRAIAWLFIAPTIVLLLAINIFPLFWAIYLSFTNYRANRPNAVVQNVGLGNYERVLNDPDIWASMQTTAHFVFWTIVLQTVIGFSLAFLLDRKFRGHAFWTTLILIPMMLSPAVVGNFWRFLYEPQIGLFAYAVSFLTGIPTSEIQMLGSVNLAPWAIIIVDTWMWTPYVMLICLAGLRSIPDYIYEAAEVDRASNWRQFWSITVPMALPFIMLAVLFRGIENFKMFDMVNLLTGGGPGSTTEVASIALKRAAFEAWATGRSSAFAIILFVAVFGLANIYVKALNKVKQR, via the coding sequence ATGACCGAGGCCGCCGTGCGTGCGACGCCGCAGGCTGTCGCCCTCCGGGTGCGCGGCCTCTCCGACAGGGCCATCGCCTGGCTCTTCATCGCCCCGACCATCGTGCTCCTGCTGGCGATCAACATCTTCCCGCTGTTCTGGGCGATCTATCTGTCCTTCACCAATTACCGGGCCAACCGGCCCAACGCGGTGGTGCAGAATGTCGGGCTCGGCAATTACGAGCGGGTGCTGAACGACCCGGACATCTGGGCGTCGATGCAGACGACGGCGCATTTCGTGTTCTGGACCATCGTGCTGCAGACGGTGATCGGCTTCAGCCTCGCCTTTCTGCTCGACCGCAAGTTCCGCGGCCACGCCTTCTGGACCACGCTCATCCTCATTCCGATGATGCTGTCGCCGGCGGTGGTCGGTAATTTCTGGCGCTTCCTCTACGAGCCGCAGATCGGGCTGTTCGCCTATGCGGTGTCGTTCCTCACGGGTATTCCGACCTCCGAGATCCAGATGCTCGGCAGCGTCAATCTCGCGCCCTGGGCGATCATCATCGTCGATACCTGGATGTGGACGCCCTATGTGATGCTGATCTGCCTCGCCGGGCTGCGCTCCATTCCCGATTACATCTATGAGGCGGCCGAGGTCGACCGCGCCTCCAACTGGCGGCAGTTCTGGTCGATCACCGTGCCGATGGCGCTGCCCTTCATCATGCTGGCGGTGCTGTTCCGCGGCATCGAGAACTTCAAGATGTTCGACATGGTGAACCTGCTCACCGGCGGTGGGCCCGGCTCCACCACCGAGGTCGCCTCCATCGCGCTGAAGCGCGCCGCCTTCGAGGCGTGGGCCACCGGCCGCTCCTCGGCCTTCGCCATCATCCTCTTCGTCGCGGTGTTCGGCCTCGCCAACATCTATGTGAAGGCGCTCAACAAGGTGAAGCAGAGATGA
- a CDS encoding amino acid ABC transporter permease — MMSFDIVLDYIVSPAFFHGALLTLLITVTALFFGVLAGLVIALLQETRIRPLQIFTLIYVWLFRGTPVLFQIIFIYNVLPTFGIRLSAFLSAVIALALNEGAYMAEILRSGLDAVKKGQRTAGLALGLTTGQVMRWIVLPQAARIVLPPMGNQMIGMLKTSALVSVIAVEELLLVANQTASASFRYLEALTAAGVYYLALTTIFMILQAMMERSLDPKKHRRREKRPLVDRLLLATESADVR; from the coding sequence ATGATGTCGTTCGATATCGTCCTCGACTACATCGTCTCGCCCGCCTTCTTCCACGGCGCGCTGCTGACGCTGCTGATCACGGTCACTGCGCTGTTCTTCGGCGTGCTGGCCGGCCTCGTTATTGCCCTGCTGCAGGAGACGCGAATACGTCCCCTGCAGATCTTCACCCTGATCTATGTCTGGCTGTTCCGCGGCACGCCGGTGCTGTTCCAGATCATCTTCATCTACAACGTGCTGCCGACCTTCGGCATTCGCCTGTCGGCCTTTCTCAGCGCGGTGATCGCCCTCGCCCTGAACGAGGGCGCCTATATGGCGGAGATCCTGCGCTCGGGCCTCGACGCGGTGAAGAAGGGCCAGCGCACCGCCGGACTCGCGCTCGGACTCACCACCGGGCAGGTCATGCGTTGGATCGTGCTGCCGCAGGCCGCCCGTATCGTGCTCCCGCCCATGGGTAACCAGATGATCGGCATGCTGAAGACCAGCGCGCTGGTCTCGGTGATCGCCGTCGAGGAATTGCTGCTGGTCGCCAACCAGACCGCCAGCGCCTCGTTCCGTTATCTCGAAGCGCTGACCGCCGCCGGCGTCTACTACCTCGCGCTCACCACCATCTTCATGATCCTGCAGGCGATGATGGAGCGCAGCCTCGACCCCAAGAAGCACCGCCGCCGCGAAAAACGCCCGCTGGTCGACCGGCTGCTGCTGGCCACGGAGAGCGCCGATGTCCGCTGA
- a CDS encoding glutamine amidotransferase-related protein — MTLLLVRHATLLPALDGMIAGMFAAARGATLVSLTSGGAGHGRFDCMQHVLAHGELAPNGLIWAERASGRAVPPPVDRGAVVRLPGTVVVPLNPALPAHEEAQARLLATAARAGRPVELFVVSEVDDVYILRTATDESVVGHWRLDAYGRPVAADAVTPGGEALRVLLVGPEDHQREVYPATIAALGDAADALGVPLDLRFIDPREEPDWDRVLRDADGLILPGGSDMEQVRGQIDAARAAIRRDLPTVGLCLGMQTMATAVAQEICGLNDVNLAEADPDAQTKSFVRLHDEHDRPLHRLGLQSCRLTPGSRLAALAGVESLDVLCNHRFVLDPALEPRLVEAGLVVCARQAGNDHADAIEVPALRFFLAMQGHPELSSRPGAPHPLLAGFLAAIRGV; from the coding sequence ATGACGCTGCTGCTGGTTCGCCATGCGACGCTATTGCCGGCGCTGGACGGCATGATCGCCGGGATGTTTGCGGCCGCCCGCGGTGCAACGCTGGTGTCGCTCACCAGCGGTGGGGCGGGTCATGGCCGTTTCGACTGCATGCAACATGTTCTGGCGCATGGCGAATTAGCTCCCAATGGCCTGATCTGGGCCGAGCGGGCGAGCGGGCGGGCTGTGCCCCCGCCAGTCGATCGCGGTGCGGTGGTGCGGCTGCCCGGAACGGTGGTCGTGCCGCTCAATCCGGCGCTGCCGGCCCATGAGGAGGCGCAGGCTCGCCTGCTCGCCACCGCCGCCCGCGCGGGCCGTCCGGTCGAGCTTTTCGTGGTGAGTGAGGTGGACGATGTGTACATCTTGCGCACCGCCACGGACGAAAGCGTGGTGGGGCACTGGCGCCTCGATGCCTATGGTCGCCCGGTCGCCGCCGACGCTGTGACGCCGGGCGGTGAGGCTCTGCGGGTGCTGCTGGTGGGGCCGGAGGATCACCAGCGCGAGGTGTACCCCGCAACCATCGCCGCTCTCGGCGATGCTGCCGACGCGCTGGGCGTCCCGCTTGATCTGCGCTTCATCGATCCGCGCGAGGAACCGGACTGGGACCGGGTGCTTAGGGACGCTGACGGCCTGATCCTGCCCGGTGGCTCGGACATGGAGCAGGTGCGCGGCCAGATCGACGCCGCCCGCGCCGCCATCCGCCGCGACCTTCCCACCGTCGGGCTCTGCCTAGGCATGCAGACCATGGCGACGGCGGTGGCGCAGGAGATCTGCGGCCTCAACGACGTGAACCTCGCCGAGGCGGACCCCGACGCGCAAACCAAGAGTTTCGTGCGGCTGCATGATGAGCATGACCGGCCGCTGCATCGTCTCGGCCTCCAGTCCTGCCGCCTCACGCCCGGCAGTCGCCTGGCCGCCCTGGCGGGCGTCGAGAGCCTCGACGTGCTGTGCAACCACCGTTTCGTGCTCGACCCGGCGCTGGAGCCGCGCCTTGTTGAAGCGGGGCTTGTCGTCTGCGCCCGGCAGGCCGGGAACGACCATGCCGATGCCATCGAGGTGCCGGCGCTGCGCTTTTTCCTGGCCATGCAGGGCCATCCCGAACTGTCGAGCCGCCCGGGCGCTCCGCATCCTCTGCTCGCCGGCTTCCTCGCGGCGATCCGGGGCGTCTGA
- a CDS encoding ABC transporter substrate-binding protein — translation MFRKVVAAFIIPLGLMHAAAAAELPKTGLVEAGALTYGVAATFAPFEFQKDGKLTGFDIDMIEALGKKLGATPKPLNMEFKGLIPALQGGRIDIINSAMYMNPARAEQVDFVPYLKIGNMVMVQAGNPAKITGRDDSLCGKSIAVTLGGIQESQARADDKNCKDKGLAAVKVLTFPTAQDSALALGQGRADAYYDSTPGAAEILQKMPGAFETAGTEFESNTSIGMATRKGDTAMQEALKAALKEIVADGTYATLIKKWSLPASVSIFN, via the coding sequence ATGTTCCGCAAAGTGGTTGCCGCGTTCATTATCCCGCTCGGCCTGATGCACGCCGCCGCGGCTGCCGAGCTGCCCAAGACCGGCCTCGTCGAGGCCGGCGCGCTCACCTATGGCGTCGCCGCGACCTTCGCGCCGTTCGAGTTCCAGAAGGATGGCAAGCTGACCGGCTTCGACATCGACATGATCGAGGCTCTCGGCAAGAAGCTCGGCGCCACGCCCAAGCCGCTGAACATGGAGTTCAAGGGCCTTATTCCCGCGCTGCAGGGTGGCCGCATCGATATCATCAACTCGGCCATGTACATGAACCCGGCCCGGGCCGAGCAGGTCGACTTCGTGCCGTATCTCAAGATCGGCAACATGGTGATGGTGCAGGCCGGCAACCCCGCCAAGATCACCGGGCGCGACGACAGCCTGTGCGGCAAAAGCATCGCCGTGACGTTGGGCGGCATCCAGGAAAGCCAGGCCCGCGCCGACGACAAGAATTGCAAGGACAAGGGCCTTGCCGCCGTGAAGGTGCTCACCTTCCCGACCGCGCAGGATTCCGCTCTGGCGCTCGGCCAAGGCCGCGCCGACGCCTATTACGACTCCACCCCCGGCGCGGCCGAGATCCTGCAGAAGATGCCGGGCGCCTTCGAAACTGCCGGCACCGAATTCGAATCCAACACCTCGATCGGCATGGCCACCCGCAAGGGCGACACCGCGATGCAGGAAGCGCTGAAGGCCGCGCTGAAGGAAATCGTCGCCGACGGCACCTATGCGACGCTGATCAAGAAGTGGAGCCTGCCGGCCTCGGTGTCGATCTTCAACTGA
- a CDS encoding carbohydrate ABC transporter permease — MTAAHSVVEPSRTSKRVAATLVILYALITMVPLVWIFLTSIKSPPDSISYPPKILFTPSLEGYCNLFTTRTRQTPDYIANLPPPSNLCDEVTRERNMVIAGPSNFLPRFANSLIIAFGSTFLAVGLGTLAAYGFSRFKVPLADDLLFFILSTRMMPPIAVAIPIYLMYRQLGLSDTALGMILLYTAVNVSLAVWLLKGFIDEIPREYEEAAMIDGYTRLQAFRKVVLPQATTGIAATAIFCLIFAWNEYAFAALLTSGTAQTAPPFIPTIIGEGGQDWPAVAAGTTIFLVPILVFTILLRKQLLRGITFGAVRK; from the coding sequence ATGACGGCGGCCCATTCCGTCGTCGAGCCGAGCCGCACCTCCAAGCGTGTCGCCGCGACGCTGGTGATCCTCTATGCGCTGATCACCATGGTGCCGCTGGTGTGGATTTTCCTCACCAGCATCAAGTCGCCGCCGGACTCGATCTCCTACCCGCCCAAGATCCTGTTCACGCCGTCGCTCGAAGGCTATTGCAACCTCTTCACCACCCGCACGCGGCAGACGCCGGACTACATCGCCAACCTGCCGCCGCCGTCGAACCTGTGCGATGAGGTGACGCGCGAGCGCAATATGGTCATCGCCGGCCCGTCGAACTTCCTGCCGCGCTTCGCCAATTCGCTCATCATCGCCTTCGGCTCGACTTTCCTCGCGGTCGGGCTCGGTACGCTCGCGGCCTATGGCTTCTCGCGCTTCAAGGTGCCGCTGGCCGATGACCTGCTGTTCTTCATCCTGTCGACCCGGATGATGCCGCCGATCGCGGTCGCCATCCCGATCTACCTGATGTACCGCCAGCTCGGCCTGTCCGACACCGCGCTCGGCATGATCCTGCTCTACACGGCGGTGAACGTGTCGCTCGCGGTCTGGCTGCTCAAGGGGTTCATCGACGAGATCCCGCGTGAATATGAGGAAGCCGCGATGATCGATGGCTACACGCGGCTTCAGGCCTTCCGCAAGGTGGTGCTGCCGCAGGCCACCACCGGCATCGCCGCTACCGCGATCTTCTGCCTGATCTTCGCCTGGAACGAATACGCCTTCGCCGCGCTGCTCACCTCCGGCACCGCCCAGACCGCGCCGCCCTTCATCCCCACCATCATCGGCGAGGGCGGGCAGGACTGGCCGGCGGTCGCGGCGGGCACGACGATCTTCCTGGTGCCGATCCTCGTCTTCACCATCCTGCTGCGCAAACAGCTGCTGCGCGGCATCACCTTCGGGGCGGTGCGCAAATGA
- a CDS encoding mandelate racemase/muconate lactonizing enzyme family protein, which yields MRVSLHRALLTYGGGLVLHTASSGRIDGLDTLYLRLDDGKTVAVGEVRLNIAYLNGLDPEQVLAEAVDVVGALDFSPDAATLLAEPPAAFRLASASVRMLIDGALHDRAAKRAGLPLAHFLGAPAETAVAHATNQTLFVSDDATFIAQAEAYVARGFRDLKVRIGAGDIGEDLRRIALLRARFGKAVKIAADANGAWSEEAARGHLAALAAHDLAYVEQPIAPGDWGALDRLARVSPLPIMLDESVKGLEDVDRIAASGNGLMAHLKLVKLGGIAPTLAAARRLTAAGVPFMIGQMNEGGLATAAALHVALATGPRFAELYGADGLTNDPAPGLAYADGRVAAPDMPGVGLTFDANATHLIKEFS from the coding sequence ATGCGGGTCTCGCTTCATCGCGCGCTGCTGACTTATGGCGGGGGGCTGGTGCTCCACACCGCCTCCTCCGGCCGCATCGACGGGCTGGACACCCTCTATCTACGCCTCGACGACGGCAAGACGGTCGCGGTGGGCGAGGTGCGCCTCAACATCGCCTATCTCAATGGCCTCGACCCCGAGCAGGTGCTGGCGGAAGCGGTCGACGTCGTCGGCGCGCTGGATTTCAGCCCGGACGCCGCCACCCTCCTCGCCGAGCCGCCAGCGGCCTTCCGCTTAGCGAGCGCCTCGGTGCGTATGCTGATCGACGGCGCGCTGCATGACCGCGCCGCGAAGCGCGCCGGCCTGCCACTCGCCCATTTTCTCGGCGCGCCGGCGGAAACGGCTGTCGCCCACGCTACCAACCAGACCCTATTCGTCTCCGACGACGCCACCTTCATCGCCCAGGCCGAGGCCTATGTCGCGCGCGGCTTCCGCGACCTGAAGGTGCGCATCGGCGCCGGCGACATCGGCGAGGATCTGCGCCGCATCGCCTTGCTGCGCGCACGCTTCGGCAAGGCGGTGAAGATCGCCGCCGACGCCAATGGCGCCTGGAGCGAGGAGGCGGCGCGCGGCCATCTCGCGGCCCTCGCCGCGCATGATCTTGCCTATGTCGAGCAGCCCATCGCGCCCGGCGACTGGGGAGCGCTCGATCGCCTCGCCCGCGTCAGTCCGCTGCCGATCATGCTGGATGAGAGCGTGAAGGGCCTTGAGGACGTCGACCGCATCGCCGCGAGTGGCAACGGACTGATGGCGCATCTCAAGCTGGTGAAGCTCGGGGGCATCGCTCCCACGCTTGCCGCCGCACGCCGCCTCACCGCCGCTGGCGTGCCTTTTATGATCGGCCAGATGAACGAGGGCGGCCTTGCCACCGCTGCCGCCCTGCATGTGGCACTCGCCACCGGCCCACGCTTCGCCGAACTCTACGGCGCCGACGGCCTCACCAACGATCCCGCCCCCGGCCTCGCCTATGCCGATGGCCGCGTCGCCGCCCCGGACATGCCGGGCGTCGGCCTGACCTTCGATGCGAACGCCACGCATCTCATCAAGGAGTTCTCGTAA